The Methanocaldococcus jannaschii DSM 2661 genome has a segment encoding these proteins:
- the gatD gene encoding Glu-tRNA(Gln) amidotransferase subunit GatD — translation MNVGDVIRVETDKGIFEGILLPSTNENIITIKMKNGYNVGILKENVKNIEIIAKGEKPKYELPPLNIEKNEKLKTISILSTGGTVASKVDYKTGAVHPSFTADDLIRAVPELLDIANIKGRAVMNILSENMKPEYWRKIAEEIKKEIEEGADGIVIAHGTDTMSYTASALSFMVKADVPIILVGAQRSSDRPSSDAALNLISAVLAAREPIKGVYVVMHGESGDTFCYLHKGVKVRKCHSSRRDAFKSINSIPVAKINPFTKEIIYLQEVEKSDNSKKVEINTNLEEKVALIKVYPGMDGEIIRFYVDKEYKGIVLEGTGLGHAPEYIFEHIKYATDKGVVVVMTTQTINGRVNMNVYSNGRELQKLGVIGCEDMPPEVALVKLMYLLGNYEPEEVKKLINKNLVGEIEYRSRFDAY, via the coding sequence ATGAATGTTGGAGATGTTATAAGGGTAGAGACAGACAAAGGGATTTTTGAAGGTATCTTATTGCCATCAACTAACGAAAATATCATTACAATAAAGATGAAAAACGGTTATAACGTTGGAATATTAAAAGAAAATGTAAAAAATATTGAGATTATTGCTAAAGGAGAAAAGCCAAAGTATGAACTACCTCCATTAAACATTGAAAAAAATGAAAAATTAAAAACAATCTCTATTTTATCCACTGGAGGGACAGTAGCTTCAAAGGTTGATTATAAAACAGGAGCTGTTCATCCTTCTTTTACAGCAGATGATTTAATTAGGGCTGTACCAGAGCTTTTAGACATTGCCAACATAAAAGGAAGGGCTGTAATGAACATATTAAGCGAAAATATGAAACCAGAGTATTGGAGAAAGATTGCTGAAGAGATAAAAAAAGAGATAGAAGAGGGAGCTGATGGAATTGTTATTGCCCATGGAACAGACACTATGAGCTATACAGCTTCAGCTCTCTCATTTATGGTTAAAGCTGATGTCCCAATAATTTTGGTTGGAGCTCAGAGAAGTAGTGACAGACCTTCATCAGATGCTGCTCTAAACTTAATAAGTGCTGTTTTAGCTGCAAGAGAACCAATTAAAGGAGTTTATGTAGTAATGCATGGGGAGAGTGGAGATACATTTTGCTATCTACATAAGGGAGTTAAAGTTAGGAAATGCCATTCATCAAGAAGAGATGCATTTAAATCTATAAATTCAATTCCAGTAGCTAAGATAAACCCATTTACAAAGGAAATCATCTATTTGCAGGAAGTTGAAAAATCAGATAACAGCAAAAAGGTAGAGATAAACACAAACTTAGAAGAAAAAGTGGCTTTAATAAAAGTATATCCTGGAATGGATGGGGAAATTATTAGATTCTATGTTGATAAAGAGTATAAAGGGATTGTCTTAGAAGGGACGGGTTTAGGTCATGCCCCAGAGTATATATTTGAACACATAAAGTATGCAACTGATAAAGGAGTAGTTGTTGTAATGACTACTCAAACAATCAATGGAAGAGTAAATATGAACGTCTATTCAAATGGAAGAGAATTACAAAAATTAGGAGTTATTGGTTGTGAAGATATGCCTCCAGAAGTTGCATTGGTTAAATTAATGTATCTCTTAGGAAATTATGAGCCAGAGGAAGTTAAAAAATTAATTAATAAGAATTTGGTTGGGGAGATTGAATATAGGAGCAGATTTGATGCATACTAA
- a CDS encoding radical SAM protein, producing MNVEEIEKYLEENFDKLPEGCKQCVKGGKLVLFITGICNNNCYYCPLSEKRKNKDVIYANERLITTVEEAIEEAKLCSSKGVGITGGNPLLKINRTVKFLKALKKEFDEFHAHLYTTPETVNEENLKLLKEADLDEIRLHPTKIFNEGYDEEYIKFLCNKLNLCNKYIEDVGVEIPAIPNMENEILKLAEAIDGIAKFMNINELEFSEENYHELEKRGFMPKDDVSNAIAGSEETALKVIKEFKGDLFINYCPSVLKDAIQMRNRLINRAKNVAKPYEVITEDGLLLRGIMIFDNEDDLKEMAEILEENEIEFEIIDKNICLNPFILEDIIEEMKRQRFPITFSAYISELYPTADALEVERIPLITKKLKFRRRR from the coding sequence ATGAATGTTGAAGAGATTGAAAAATATTTGGAAGAAAATTTTGATAAATTGCCAGAGGGATGTAAGCAGTGTGTTAAAGGGGGAAAATTAGTTTTATTCATCACAGGAATTTGTAATAACAACTGCTACTACTGTCCTTTATCTGAAAAGAGAAAGAATAAAGATGTAATATATGCCAATGAGAGGTTAATAACTACCGTTGAAGAGGCTATAGAAGAGGCAAAGCTCTGCAGTAGTAAGGGAGTAGGAATAACAGGAGGTAATCCTTTATTAAAAATAAATAGAACTGTAAAATTCTTAAAAGCACTAAAAAAAGAGTTTGATGAATTTCATGCTCATCTATATACAACTCCGGAAACAGTAAATGAAGAGAACTTAAAACTTCTAAAAGAGGCAGATTTAGATGAGATAAGGCTACATCCAACAAAAATATTCAATGAAGGATATGATGAAGAATATATAAAGTTTTTATGTAATAAATTGAACTTATGCAACAAATACATTGAAGATGTTGGGGTTGAAATTCCAGCAATCCCAAATATGGAAAATGAAATTTTAAAGTTAGCTGAGGCAATTGATGGAATAGCCAAATTTATGAATATCAATGAGCTTGAGTTTTCTGAGGAAAATTATCATGAATTAGAGAAGAGAGGTTTTATGCCAAAGGATGATGTAAGTAATGCAATTGCTGGCAGTGAAGAAACAGCTTTAAAAGTTATAAAAGAATTTAAAGGTGATTTATTCATTAACTACTGCCCATCAGTTTTAAAAGATGCCATACAGATGAGAAATAGATTAATAAATAGAGCTAAGAATGTAGCTAAGCCTTATGAGGTTATAACTGAAGATGGCTTACTATTGAGAGGCATTATGATTTTTGACAATGAGGATGATTTAAAGGAAATGGCTGAGATTTTGGAAGAGAATGAGATAGAGTTTGAAATTATTGATAAAAATATATGCTTAAATCCATTTATATTAGAGGATATTATTGAAGAGATGAAAAGGCAGAGGTTTCCTATAACATTCTCAGCTTATATCTCAGAACTCTACCCTACAGCTGATGCTTTAGAAGTAGAGAGAATCCCATTAATAA